CCCTACTCTTGACTAGAATAATATTCTAGAACAAAGTTCTAGTGCGCTCGAGGCCTCCAATTGCGGAGACCGGGACGCGAGGAGACGACCGTCATGTCGGCCACCCACACCGAGAATCGCCTGCTCCAGCAATACGGGAAGCTCGCCCGTCTGCCCTTCGGGAAGAAGCTCTTCTCGCTGGCCCTGTGCCAGCAGGCTCCGTACTTCAGCAGCATCGCCCCGCGCTTCGAGACCCTCGAAAAAGGCCTCGTGGTGGTGGGCATGCCCGAGCGACGCGCGGTGCACAACCACATCGGCACGGTGCACGCGCTGGCCATGGGCAACCTCTGCGAGCTGGCTGCCGGCACCATGATGGAGGCGTCGTTGCCGCGCACGCATCGCTGGATCCCGAAGGGCATGGACATCCAGTACCTGGCCAAGGCCGAGTCGGACCTAGTGGCACGCTGCGCCTGGTCTCCGGTGGTCTCGGACGTGGGGGAGGAGGTGCCCGTCGTGGTCAGCGTCACCGACCGCGCGGGCACCGAGGTGGTGCGCGCCACCATCCGCATGTGGGTGTCGCCCAAGCGGGCGACCGTGGCGCGCGCCGCCTAGCCGCGGCTCCTCGGCTCAGGGCCCGACGATGGTCTCGTTGCTGATGGCCCCTGCCAGCACGTCGGCCTCGCAGAACGGCATCTCGTTCCACATGCCGGCCGCGTAGAGCCGCGTCTGGTCTGCGTAGTGCGGCGACGCGGGGTCGGTGGACTGGCTGTAGGTGAGCAACGTGTACGCGCGCGGGCAGGGGTCGCCCGCGTCCCACGTGACCGCCTGGATGTGGCTGTTTCCCGCGCGGATGTTGCTGTAGCCCGAGTCGTCCACCAGCGACGAGGAGATCACGCTGAAGCCGAGCGAGTCGGGCATGCCGGGCACCGGGATGTGCTCGTCGCCCACGATGCGGAACTGCACCTCCGACCACGCGCGGTCGAGCGGGATGTTGGCTTGGTCCAGCAGCGCCGTCGCGTCCACGATGGCCTGGCGGATGCCGTCTGCCACGGCGGCGTCGGTGGTGTTCACGTCGCGCGGGGTGTTCACCGGATCGGCCTCGTCGAACGGGGTGGCCCACAGGTCGTCTAGCCCGCTGATGCGCGCGTAC
This sequence is a window from Sandaracinaceae bacterium. Protein-coding genes within it:
- a CDS encoding DUF4442 domain-containing protein, coding for MSATHTENRLLQQYGKLARLPFGKKLFSLALCQQAPYFSSIAPRFETLEKGLVVVGMPERRAVHNHIGTVHALAMGNLCELAAGTMMEASLPRTHRWIPKGMDIQYLAKAESDLVARCAWSPVVSDVGEEVPVVVSVTDRAGTEVVRATIRMWVSPKRATVARAA